AGAGCTGCAAACCCTCGACGCCGGCAGCTGGTTCAACGCCGCCTACCCGGACCGTGCGCGCCCAGGTTTCGTCGGCCTGAAAATCCAGAGCCTGGACGACATCATCAAGATCGCCGAAGGCAACCCGCAGCACAAACCCGGCCTGTACATCGAAACCAAGGAGCCCAAGCAATTCCCAGGCATCGAAGCCGACCTGAAGAACAAGCTGCTCGACAAAGGCTGGCTGAGCTCCGCCGGTTCCAAGCTGGGCAAGAGCAACACTGGCGTCGGCCAGGGTAAGGGTCGCGTGGTGCTGCAAACCTTCGAAGTGGCCAGCCTGAAAGAGCTGCAGAAAGAAATGCCGAACACCCCGAAAATCCTGCTGCTGTGGGTGGGTGAAGGCAGCATCGAGCCGAAGAACAAGCAGACGTTCGCGGAGTCCGGCGAAACCACCAAGGCCGCCTACTACGCCAAGCAAGAGCCGAAAGACGCGGCCGAGTTCGAAAAGTGGGTCGACGAAGCCAAGAGCCTCGGCGCCATCGGCACCGGTCCCTCGGCTGAGCTGACCCACCACGGCGACCAGAGCTATTCGGACCTGGTTAAACCGGAGATGAACAAGCTGACCCACGACAAGGGCCTGCTGGTGCACGTCTACACCGTCGACGAGCCGGTGGACTTCGACAAAGTGATGAAGGCCGGCGTCGATGGCATCTTCACCAACCGCGCCGCCGAACTGCTGAAGTTCTACAAGCGCTGGCCGTCGTCCAGCGTGCAAGACCTGCTGAACGACTATAAGTACTGAGTGAAGGCCGAATGGTCAGGCCGCCTGTGGTTGGGTCGTGACTACGGCCTGATCCTAGGCGAGCTGGGGCGCACCGCGCCCCATGCGCACTACGCCGACCAACTGATGTGCTCCAAAGGCGCACCGATCACGGTCAGCCTCGATGGCCAGGTCACCACGGCCCATCGCCTGTTCATCCCGTCGCGACAGACCCACGCCATTCTTGAAACTCAAGGTGAGGTCTCGGTGCTGTACGCCGAACCGGCCGTGTTTGATATCGCCCCTTTGCTGCACCAGGACCTATCCCTGGAGGCATTGCGCCAACTCCCCCGACGCAGCCTGGATGATCCGCGCCTGGAGCGCGCCCTCGCCGCACTGGATCAACAGCTCAACGGCAAAGTGTCAGCCCAGGCCCTGGCCCAGGCCGCACACCTGTCATTGAGCCAACTGGAGCGACTGTTCGCCCACCAACTCGGTTTACCCGTGCGTCGTCTGGTGCTGTGGCGACGATTGCGCATCGCCCTGCAGTTGGCGCTTGCCGGAGGCACTCTGACCGAAGCGGCTCACGGTGCGGGTTTTGCCGATTCGGCGCATTTCTCGCGGACCATGAAGCAGCTGTTTGGCGTCACGGCGGCAGCCTCATTGCGCCAGCTGGATGTTCAACTGTTAACGTAAATCGTCCGGCAGTGACGGTTCCTTGCTCAAGCGAACCGGCCTGAAGGGATCACGCAACTGTGCCCCATAGCCCACCGGGAAATCCGGTCGCCTGCCAATCCCCAGATCCCCCGGCCCCATGCGATAGCGTTCGCGGTAATACGCCGTGCCCAGCAGCCAATCCCACAGGTTGAAGAACAGACCGAAATTCACATCCCCGGCGCGGCCATATTTCATGTGGTGAAACCGATGCACCGGCGCCCAGGCGAACACCCAGCGCAACGGCCCCAGGCGCATGTCCACATTGGAATGCTGCAACAGCAGTTGCAGGGCAATGGCCAACGCCAGCAACTGCGCCACGTCCAGGGGAATCCCCAGCAGGATCAACGGCAGCAACCCGGCCGTGGCTTCCAGCATCTGGTGCAGCGGATGCTTCATCAGCCCGTTGAAACCATACAACCGCTGCACGCTGTGATGCACCGCATGCAGTCGCCACAGCGGCCGGATGCGATGGCTGGCATAATGCATCAAGGTGATACCGGCATCGGCCAGCACGATGGCCATCAGCAGTTGTTCCCACAACGGCCAGCCACGCGGCCAAATGCCTTCGAACGCAAACAGCGCCGTGAGCCCCGGCAGGATCAACAAACCCAGCGCGTTCAGGCTTTCGTTGACCAGGGCGTGCAACGTATCGCGCCGACGATCGCCCAGGCTGCGATTCCAACGCGGTTCATAGGGCAACCAGTGTTCTGTCAGGAATGACACCGCGACCGCAATCACGAACAACACAATCAAGCTATCCGGCCGCCAAAGCGCGTAACCGAGAAACCCTAGCAGGAATGCAGGGGCGTAGAGCCAACTCACGAATCGTTTCATGCCGAGTCTCCTTTAAGTGAGTCTCCAGCATGAAATTCCGTGCGCGTGGCGGATTGAACAAACTGCGCAACCGCTTGAAATAATTAAGGGTGAATTAAGTTGCGCTGGATAACCTGATCCCACTTAAACAGCTCACCAGAAGGACACACACCATGAAAACCCTGACCGCTTTGTTCGCCGCTACTGCTCTGACCCTGACCGCTGGCCTGGCCCAGGCCGATGTTCGCCCCGACCAGATTCCAAGCCTGTTGCAGTCCGGTGCGGTGAAGCCTTTCGAGCAGCTCAACAAAGACGCCCTGGCCAAACATCCCGGCGCCGTGATCAACGACACCGAGCTGGATAACGAAGCCGGCCGCCTGGTCTACGAAGTCGACCTGACCGACACCACCGGCAAAAAGTGGGACGTGAAGCTCGACGCCAAAACCAGCGAAGTGCTGGAAAACAAACTCGACACTTGAGTTCGCCTACTCAAAAAACCGCGCCACCTCAGGGTGGCGCGGTTTTTTGTGCGCGCTCGTCGGCAAGCTGTAGGAAATGCACCTTGGAGACGAATGAAATTACCCCCACACAGTACAAGGCCGTTAGACTCTTAAATTACAGCCAAGGCATAACGCCATTGCACCCGAACAGGGACCGTTACATGGGGCTAAAAGCCGCCGACATCGCCACTATCGGGCGTATCAGCGCCGTACCGGCCATGCTCAAGGTGATCAGTGACATGACCGGCCTGCGGTTTGCCGCTGTTGCTCGCGTGACGGAAGACACCTGGACGGCCTGCGCGGTGCTCGACAGCCTGGGTTTCGGCCTGGGTGTGGGAGGCGAGCTGGACCTGACCACCACGATCTGCCACGAAATCCGCGGTTCACACGTGTCCGTGGTAATCGACAAAGCCAGCGAAGACCCGCTTTACCACGACCACCACACGCCACGTATCTATCAGTTTGAAAGCTACATTTCCGTGCCGGTGTTCCGCACCGATGGGCGCTTCTTCGGCACCATCTGCGCGCTGGACCCCAACCCCGCGTCACTGCGCAGCAGCACCATCCAATCGACTATGGAGTCGTTTGCACGCGTGCTGTCGCTGCAGATCGAAGCTGAAGAAAGCCAGCAACAAACCGAAGCCGATTTGCAGGAAGAACGTGGCACCGCCGAATTGCGTGAACAATTCATCGCGGTGCTCGGGCACGACTTGCGTAACCCGTTGTTCGCCATAAACTTTGGCGCTGAGCGACTGCTGCGCAAACACCCCGACCCCGCCTCGGACAAGATCGTGCGGCATATCCTCACCAGCGGTCGGCGAGCGGCGCAACTGGTGGAAGACGTGCTGGATTTCGCACGCGGGCGCATGGGCAGTGGCATTCCCTTGAGCATGGGTGATTGCCAGGGCTTGCAGGCTGCGTTGCAACATGTGGTGTCGGAGGTGCAGAGCGTTCATCCACAACGCGAAATTGTTGCGCATATCGGCGAACTTCAAGGGCTCAAAGGTGACCGGGAGCGACTGGCGCAACTGCTCTCCAACCTGGTCGCCAACGCCATTCACCACGGCAGTCACGATGGCCCGGTTGAAGTCACGGCAAGGGTCGAGCAGTCGCAGTTCACGCTGACGGTGAAAAACCCGGGGCAGATCAGCGCACAAGCCCTGCCGCGATTATTCCAGCCCTACGCGCGGCCGGTTACCGATGCGCCCCAAGCCGGGCTCGGCCTGGGGTTGTACATCGTCAAGCAGATTGCCGATGCCCACGGTGGTGAGCTAAGCGTGTCCACCACCGAGCAGCACGGCACCGTGTTCACGTTCAGCTTGCCGACCGCTTGATCAGGCGCCAAGGCGCGCCGTCACCTCATTCAACTCACCTGACAGCCCGCGTAGGTTGTGACTTGCCGCTTCGGTACGCTTGACGTTATCGAGATTGGCCGTGGCCACGGTGGTGATCTGCGTGATGTTGCGCGAGATGTCCTCAGCCACCGAGGTCTGCTCTTCGGCCGCCGTGGCGATCTGACGATTCATGTCGCGGATCGCCTCCACTGCCTGGGTGATGTGCGCGAGCATGGCGCCGGCCAGTGTGACCTTCTCCACGCTCTCATCACTGCACGACTGGCCACTCACGATGGCTTCAGCCGCATCCACCGCGCCGGTCTGCACCGCTTCGATAATCCCATTGATCTCGATGATCGACGCCGCCGTGCGTTGCGCCAGGCTGCGCACTTCATCGGCCACCACCGCAAAACCCCGGCCGGCTTCACCCGCGCGTGCGGCTTCAATCGCAGCGTTGAGCGCCAGCAGGTTGGTCTGTTCGGCAATGCCGCGAATCACTTCCAGCACCTTGCCGATGCGCACGCTGTCGGTTTCGAGACGGCGGATGATGGTGCCGGTGTTAAGGATCTCGTTGCGCATCTGGCCGATGGTGGCAATGGTGACTTTCATCACTTCACCGCCTTCGCGGGCTGAGTGATCGGCCTCGTCCGCCGCGCGTGACGCACTGGCGGCGTGGCGCGCGACTTCCTGGGCGGTGGCCGACATTTCCGTCATGGCCGTGGCCACTTGGTCGGTACGGTTGAATTGATCGTTGGTGCCCGTCGCCATCTGCCCGGCGATGGCATTCAACTCGCCGCTGGCGCTGACCAGGTCGGTAGCACTGCGCTGCAAACGGCTGAAGGTTTCGGCCAGGAAGTCACGCAAGGTATTCGCGGCAGCGGCCAGGTGGCCCAGCTCATCCTGACGACGGCTGGCAACACGCTCGGCAAAGCGACCATGACTCAGTTGCGTCACGTAGTCGATCAAACCACGGATCGGCAGGATCAGGTTGCGGTTGATCAGCCACAGGCTGAACAGTCCGATCAACACACCGGACAACAACATGATCGCCAGCCCCACCAGCACGGTGCGTTCGGCATAGGCGCTGATGGCCTTGGATTGCTGGCTGCCTTGTTCGCGCAGGTCGCCGACCAATGCACTCATCTGCTCACTGGCGGCGCGATCCACACCTTTTACCGCGGTGTCGCCGGCCGTTGCATCGCCACCTGCGGCCACATAGGCATCGCGGCCCTTCTGGTAAGCCACGCCGAGTTGCTGGTGTTCCTGACGCAGGGTTTCAATGCGTCGGCTCAGGCTCGGGTCGCTGCTGGTCTGGGCGACCAACCGGGTGAGGATGCCTTGAACATCGCGCTGGCGGTCCTGGAACTGGCCCCAGTATTTCTCCATGTCCTGGGGCTGTTTGCCGCGCAGCAGGACGTTTTTCCATTCTTGCACCTGCACCTTGAATTGCAGGTTGGCCTCGTCAATCAGCTGTGAAGTCAGCAGCGGCCCATCGATCAAGCTGCGATAGCTCTGCACCCCGTTGGACAAAAAGTTGAAACAGGCCAGGGCGATCAACAGCATCGCCAACAGGCTGCCACCGAGCAGCGACAGGATTTGTGCTCTCAAGGAGGTTCGCAAAACATTCATCGGGGAAAAGCCTCGATACAAGGAATTGGTGCATGCACGCCTAACGTCCTTGTCATCAAAAGGCACCGCCCATCCACAGCGGTTCTTGATGCCCTGAATCGGCCGAATTAGAGCCTTCTTGAACAGTTCCTGACAGACGGTCAAATAAATGTCATCGCAACGAAATAAATTCAAAACCGTCACAAAACTGTCAATTCCCCTTGCAATGATTCGCGCATGCGAACCTGTGAAACCTCCTACAGGCGCTTTTTCTGCGAGCCCTCATGAACCACAGCATCGATCACAGCCACCAGGACTCCGACCTGTTTGGCTTGCTCTACGGTTTTCGTTTTCGCCCAGGGGAAAAGGGTGAGCAGATAGATTCGGCGGCGGCGCTCCAGGCGTTGCGCCAACCGGGCGACCCGGAGGAGTTTTTGTGGCTGCACCTGAACCTCGCCCACGCCGCGTGCGAGCGTTGGATGCAGGCCCACCTGGACCTGCCGGAAGAATTCTTCGAAGCCCTGCATGAAGGCTCGCGCTCCACGCGCATCGAACACGTCGACTCGGCCTTGCTGGCGGTGGTCAACGACGTGGTGTTCAACTTCAGCAGCATGGTCTCGTCGGACATTTCCACGCTGTGGGTCTGCGCCCGCAGCCGCCTGTTGATCAGCGCACGCCTGCAACCCTTGCACTCGGTGGACAAGTTGCGCTCATCGGTGAAGGCTGGCGAAAGCTTTCGTTCGCCGCTGGCCTTGCTCGTGCATTTGCTGCGCGACCAGGGTGAAGTACTGACCCAGATCGTGCGCAAGACCAGCATCAGCGTCGACCATATCGAAGACCAGTTGCTGTCCTCACGCCTGTCCACCAACCGTGCCGAACTGGGCGCCGCACGCCGGGTGCTGGTGCGCCTGCAACGCCTGCTGGCGTTGGAGCCGGGCTCGCTGTTGCGCCTGCTCAACCGCCCGCCGCAATGGCTGCAAAAGGAAGACGTGAAGGAGTTGCGCAAATCCACCGAGGAGTTTGCGTTGATCATCAACGACCTGATGGCCCTAGGTGAACGCATCAAGCTGTTGCAGGAAGAAATCGCCGCCAACCTCAACGAGCAAAGCAACCGCACGCTGTTCACCCTCACGGTGGTGACGGTGCTGGCGCTGCCGATCAACATCATCGCCGGTTTTTTCGGCATGAACGTGGGCGGCGTGCCGCTTTCCCAGGACCCGGAAGGCTTCTGGATATTGGTGGCATTGGTCGCAACCTTTACCCTGATCGCCGGGCGCTGGGCGTTCAGGAAGCGCAAGGATTACTGACCAGCGGCCGGTTCAATCACCTAAACACTGATATATGGCAGCATCTCTGTAACATCTTGCAATGATCATGAACGACATCCTCCCAACATGGATGCTCCGGCATGGCCACCCCTTCCCTGACTGCCTCCACCCACGCCTCACCTGCAGACCCCAAACCCAGGCTGGACAAGAAACCCGGCCTGGTGACGGTGATCATCTTCTTCGCCGTGCTCGCCATGGGCCTATTGTTCACCGCCTACAGCCTGATGCATGACATGCACGAAATGGGCGCCCAACTCACCACCTGGACGCCCTTTTTGCTGCTCGGCGTGGCGCTGTTGATCGCCCTGGGCTTCGAGTTCGTCAACGGTTTCCACGACACCGCCAACGCCGTGGCGACAGTGATCTACACCAATTCGCTGCCGCCGCATTTTGCGGTGGTGTGGTCGGGCTTTTTCAACTTCCTTGGCGTGCTGCTTTCCAGCGGTGCGGTGGCGTTCGGCATCATTGCGTTGCTGCCGGTGGAGTTGATTCTGCAGGTGGGTTCTTCCGCCGGTTTCGCGATGATCTTTGCCCTGTTGATCGCCGCGATCCTGTGGAACCTCGGCACCTGGTGGCTGGGTTTGCCGGCGTCGTCGTCCCACACGTTGATCGGCTCGATCATCGGCGTCGGCGTGGCGAATGCCTTGATGCACGGGCGTGACGGCACCAGCGGCGTGGACTGGAGCCAGGCGATCAAGATCGGTTACGCCTTGCTGCTGTCGCCGCTGATCGGCTTTGCCTTTGCGGCGATGCTGTTGCTGGCCCTGCGCGCGTTCGTCAAGAATCGCGCGCTGTACAAGGCACCCAAAGGCGACACCCCGCCACCGTGGTGGATTCGCGGCCTGCTGATCGCCACGTGCACCGGCGTGTCTTTCGCTCACGGTTCCAACGACGGGCAGAAAGGCATGGGCCTGATCATGCTGATCCTGGTGGGCACCTTGCCGATGGCCTACGCGCTGAACCGCACCATGCCCGCCGAGCAGTCGTTGCAGTTTGCGGCGGTGGCCGAAGTGACCCAGGTCGCCCTGGTGAAAAGTGCGCCGCAAGCACTGGCCGGCGACCCGCGCCCGATCCTCTCGACCTACGTGCGCACCAAGGAAGCCACGCCGGAACTGGTCCCCGCCCTCGCCGCCCTCGCCGGGCAAATCGGTGATGAAGTCAAAGGCTACGGCTCCCTGGCCAAAGTGCCCGCCGAAGCCGTAGGCAACGTGCGCAACGACATGTACCTGACCAGCGAAACCATCCGCCTGATGGACAAGGGCAAGGTCGGCAATTTCGACGCGGATACCCAGGGCAAGCTGCAACTGTTCAAGCAACAGATCGACAGCTCCACACGCTTCATTCCACTGTGGGTGAAGATCGCCGTGGCCATCGCCCTCGGCCTGGGCACTATGGTGGGCTGGAAGCGCATCGTGGTCACCGTCGGCGAGAAGATCGGCAAGACGCACCTGACCTACGCCCAGGGCGCTTCGGCGGAAATGGTGGCGATGCTGACCATCGGCGCGGCGGACATGTATGGGTTGCCGGTGTCGACCACCCATGTGTTGTCGTCCGGTGTCGCGGGGACGATGGTGGCGAATGGCGGTGGGTTGCAGATGCGCACGATTCGCAACCTGGCGATGGCGTGGGTGCTCACATTACCGGCTGCGATTCTGCTGTCAGGCAGCCTCTACTGGCTGTTCACCAAACTGTTCTGACACAACACCGAGCAAAATGTGGGAGCTGGATTGCCAGCTCCCACACTTTTTAGCCGGCGAACAACCCCGACATCATCTTCAACCGCTTCTTGTACACCCGCCGCGCCTCCAACGCCTCTTCCAGCGTCACCGCCACAAACCCCGCCCGCTGGTTCGGCTGCATCTGCCCGATCAGGTCCAGGTCGGCGCTGATCACCGTGCCTATCATCGCGTAGCCTCCGCCCGACACTGCATCCCGGTGCAACACTATAGGTTCCAATCCTGCCGGCACCTGGATCGAACCAATCGGGTAGCAACTGTCGACGATATTCGACGGATCAGACCCCGCGCCAAACGGCTGCTCCCGTGGCTGGAAGCTCAACGCACTGCCGCCCTTGAAGCGATAACCGATGCGGTCGGCTTCGGAACCCACGGTCCAGGGTTCGGCAAAGAAGCTGCTCTTGGCGGCATCAGTGAGGCGCTCGTAATACAGCCCCGGCACCACACGCAGGGTCACGTCGCCGCCCACTGATCGGCGCAGTGCCATCGGCAGACTGTTGCCCGCCCGGCCCGTGCCACTGGCTGTACCGATGGGCAATTCATCGCCTTCCTGCAAGCGCCGCCCGCTAAATCCGCCAAGCGCGCCGAGGGTATAAGTCGAGCGGCTGCCGAGCACCAACGGCACGTCAATGCCACCGGCCACCGCAAGATAAGTCCTCGCGCCCGCCTTGGGAAATTCAAAGCGCAACACCTGCCCGGCGCGCACCTGGAACGCGGTGTCCTGGTGCACCACTTCACCGTCCAGGCGCGGCGACATCAAGGCGCCGCTGAGGGCTACCAGCGCGTCTTGCTGGAACTCCAGATCGGGGCCGATCAATGTGCATTCCAGGCCCGCCGCGCCGACTGGATTGCCGACCAGGTGGTTGGCCGCACTCAACGCGTATTGATCCAATGCACCCGACGGCGGGATGCCCAGGTGGTAATAGCCTTCGCGGCCAAGGTCCTGCACAGAGGTGGCGAGGCCGGGTTTGAGGACCTTGATCATGCCAGCGCCTCCTGCAGGGATTTCGGATAACCGATGGGGTCGGCGAGAAAAGCATCGAGGGAAAATTCCACAGGGCGGATGCGCAGGTCGAAACGTCCTGCGTCGACTTCGGCAACGGCCAGGTCATAGGCGTCCCGATCAATGGGCTTGAACTGCACAATATCGCCAGGACGGAAGAACACCATGTGTTCCTTGAGGTAGGCCAGTTGCTGCGCCGGGTCGTAGATCGGCGCCGGGGTCACGCCGAACATCTGGTAACCGCCGGCACCGCGTACCGAGTAGATGCAACCAAAACAGCCGCCATGGCCAAGAGTCAGTTTGGGCGTGTCGGTGCGTGGCCGCAGGTACTTGGGCACCTGCAACTGCCGTTCGCGCTCGACCATCTGGAACATGAACGGCAGGCCCGCCACGAACCCGACCATCGACACAAACCACGGCGCCCCACTGTGAGCGGCAATGAACGCCTCCACATCGGCCAGCCCGTTGATGCGCGCAGCGTACTCCAGGTCCGTACCGCTGGGGTCTTGATGGCGGTCGCGAAAACGCATCAGGGTCTCAAAGGTCCACGGGTCGTTGTACAGCACCGGGATTTCGATGATGCGTGTGTGCAAGGTGCGCTCAGCCACGGCCTGGGCTTCGGCGGTCTGCACCGCATCAAGCAGAACGTGGGGTGCGATGCGGTCGGGGTCGAAGCGGATCTGGAACGACGCATTGGCCAGGCACACATCCAGCACGCCTTCCAACGCCAGGCGCTCCACGGCACGGGTCACCGCCATGCCTTTGAAAAAGGCCTCCAGGGACATGCTGTCGCTGACCTCGGCAAACAGGTGTTCATCGCCGCCGAAGCTGTAGCGGATGGGGGATGTTTCAGCCATGTCTGTTCCTCTTGGAATCATTGTAGAAAGGCAGGCGAAAAAATTGAGGGATCGTTTTTATTGGGGTGTTTTGACGGTGATGCCCGCTCGGTCCAGCGCTTCGCGGGTCGCCTCTACCAGCTCAAGGGCACCGGGGGTGTCGCTGTGCAGGCAGATGGAATCAAATTCTATAAACAGGTCTTCGCCTTCCACGGTTCGCACCAGCCCGGTCTGACAAGCCCGCAGGACACGCGCTGCCACCGTCGCAGGATCCAGCGCTCGCACAGTGCGGGTAAACACGATGGAGCCGGTCAGATCGTACTCACGGTCGGCATAAAACTCCCGCACCACCGGCTGCCCCAACTCCTTGGCCACGCGCCAGATCACCGAGTTGGGCATGCAGTACAACAACAGCGTCGGTTCGATGATTTGCAGGTTCTGCACCAGCAGCCGCGCCGCTTCTTCATCACGGGCCAGGTGCATGTACAGCGCGCCATGGGGCTTGATGTGTTGCAGGGTCACGCCTTGGGCGCGGGCGATTTCCCGCAGGGCGCCGAGCTGATAGAGCATATCGTCCACCAGTTCCTGGGCCGGTGCGTTGATGTGGCGACGGCCAAAACCGACCAGGTCCCGAAAGCCCGGATGCGCGCCGATGGCCACGCCCAGTTGCTTGGCGCGCTCGACAGTGCGGCGCATGGTGCCGGGGTCGCCGGCATGGAAGCCGGTGGCGATATTGGCCGAGCTGATGTAGGCCATCAGCTCCGCGTCGACGCCATCGCCGATGGTCCAGGGGCCAAAGCCTTCACCCATGTCCGAGTTGAAATCCACTGCCTGCATCAAAGTCGCTCCGCCTAAGTGATGGACGAAAAGTAGGCTGCGGCTTGACCCCTTGGGAAGATCTATTATCAGATGGCCCATCTTCTGAAAATCAGATAGCCCTATGTTTTGGAGAGGCCGATGTCCCTCACCTTGCGCCAAATTCGTTATTTCGTCGCCACCGCCGAAATCGGCCAGATTTCCCAGGCGGCCATCCACCTGAACATCTCGCAATCGGCGGTAACCACGGCGATCAAGGAGCTGGAGGCGATGCTCGGCGTGCAGCTGTTCGTGCGTTCGGCCCAGGGCATGAACCTGACCGACGCGGGCCGGCATTTTCTCAACCGTGCCTACGTGATCCTGCGCAGTGTCGATGACGCGCTGAACAGCCCGCTGCCCGACTACCGCGCCCGTGGCGTGCTGCGCTTGGCGGCCAGTTACACGGTGCTCGGTTACTTCCTGCCGCACCACTTGCAACGCCTGGAACACTGGCACCCGGACGTGACCATCGAAGTCTTCGAACAGGAACGCCAGGCCATCGAACAGGGTCTGCTCGACGGCCAGTTCGACATGGCGGTGGTACTCACTGCCAACCTGACCCACCCGGATATCGTCTCGGAAATCCTGTTCAATTCAGAGCGCCGCCTGTGGCTGCCCAGCCATCATCCCTTGTGCGAACGTGGCGCCGTGAGCCTGGCGGATGTGGCCCAGGAGCCGTATATCCTGCTCACGGTTGACGAGGCTGAACACAGCGCCATGCGCTATTGGGAACAGGCCGGGCAGACGCCCAAGGTGCGCCTGCGCACCAGTTCGGTGGAGGCGGTGCGCAGCATGGTCGCCAATGGCAGCGGCGTGGCGATCCTGTCGGACCTGGTGCACCGGCCCTGGTCCCTGGAAGGCAAACGCATCGAAACGCTCACGGTCACCGATCCAGTGACGCCGATGAGCGTGGGTCTGGCCTGGCACCGCGAGCGCGCGTTTACCCCGGCAATGCAGGCGGTGCGCGATTATTTCCACGACGCGTTCCTGGCGCCGCAGCAGTTGTCGGCACGGCGCTAGAGGTGGGCTTGCAAGGTCGCCGCTAACCAGTCCATGAACACTCGCACCCGCAACGGCAAATGCCGCTGGCCGGCGTAGAGCAATGACACGTCCAGCGGCGGCGCCGGGTAATCCGGCAGCACCGCCACCAGTTCGCCATTGGCCAACAAGGTGCGAATCCCCAGCAGCGGCACCTGGGTAATGCCGAAGCCACCCAGGCACGCCGCCTGGTAGGCATCCGTGCTGTTGACGGTGACACGCCCTGCCATCGGCACCCGCAGTACCTTGCCGCCCGCCTGATATTCAAAGCCGGACGAACGCGCGCCCAACGGCCGGACGTAATGCACCAATTGATGATCCGCCAAGTCCGCCAGGGTCTGCGGCACGCCATAGCGTTGCAGGTAGGCCGGGCTCGCGCAGTTGACCATCGGCATGCTGCACACCCGGCGTGCCACCACGGTTTGATCGGGCTGGGCGCCCACCCGCAACACGCAGTCGAAGCCTTCGGCGATCAGGTCCACCTGGCGGTCCGAGCTGCTGATTTCCATCTGGATCAGCGGATGGCGCTCCATGAACAGCGGCAAGTGCGGCAGGATCATGCCGCGCGCCATCACGTTGGGCATGTCCACGCGAATCCTGCCGGTCAGCTGCGCCTCATCCTGGCGAAACAACCCCTCCAACTCTTCCATGTGCGCCAGCAAATCCTTGCTGCGCTCATACAGCACACGGCCATCCTGGGTCGCCTGCACCTTGCGCGTGGTGCGTTGCAGCAAACGCGCGCCGAGCAATTCCTCCAGCGCCTGCACGTGCTCCGACACGGTAGAACGCGGCAGGCCCAGGCTCTCGCCGGCCTGGGTGAAACTCGACAGTTCGGTGACGCGCACAAAGGTGCGCAGCAGCTCAAGCTTGTTCATGGGATTGTTCGCCTTATCCGGCCAGTGATTCCGGTATAGCGCTGTTTATCACGTTATGGGCGAATAAATACACTCGCTGCCA
The genomic region above belongs to Pseudomonas azotoformans and contains:
- a CDS encoding glycerophosphodiester phosphodiesterase family protein, producing MPVTFTKSALLLALMLGLGQAHAQDPISPAELATNEGIPYPAVIAHRGASFDAPESTAAAYKIARDLGADYLEMDLQRSKDGVLFALHDNNLQRTTDVATKFPDRKDAPANEFTWKELQTLDAGSWFNAAYPDRARPGFVGLKIQSLDDIIKIAEGNPQHKPGLYIETKEPKQFPGIEADLKNKLLDKGWLSSAGSKLGKSNTGVGQGKGRVVLQTFEVASLKELQKEMPNTPKILLLWVGEGSIEPKNKQTFAESGETTKAAYYAKQEPKDAAEFEKWVDEAKSLGAIGTGPSAELTHHGDQSYSDLVKPEMNKLTHDKGLLVHVYTVDEPVDFDKVMKAGVDGIFTNRAAELLKFYKRWPSSSVQDLLNDYKY
- a CDS encoding GAF domain-containing sensor histidine kinase — translated: MGLKAADIATIGRISAVPAMLKVISDMTGLRFAAVARVTEDTWTACAVLDSLGFGLGVGGELDLTTTICHEIRGSHVSVVIDKASEDPLYHDHHTPRIYQFESYISVPVFRTDGRFFGTICALDPNPASLRSSTIQSTMESFARVLSLQIEAEESQQQTEADLQEERGTAELREQFIAVLGHDLRNPLFAINFGAERLLRKHPDPASDKIVRHILTSGRRAAQLVEDVLDFARGRMGSGIPLSMGDCQGLQAALQHVVSEVQSVHPQREIVAHIGELQGLKGDRERLAQLLSNLVANAIHHGSHDGPVEVTARVEQSQFTLTVKNPGQISAQALPRLFQPYARPVTDAPQAGLGLGLYIVKQIADAHGGELSVSTTEQHGTVFTFSLPTA
- a CDS encoding methyl-accepting chemotaxis protein; its protein translation is MNVLRTSLRAQILSLLGGSLLAMLLIALACFNFLSNGVQSYRSLIDGPLLTSQLIDEANLQFKVQVQEWKNVLLRGKQPQDMEKYWGQFQDRQRDVQGILTRLVAQTSSDPSLSRRIETLRQEHQQLGVAYQKGRDAYVAAGGDATAGDTAVKGVDRAASEQMSALVGDLREQGSQQSKAISAYAERTVLVGLAIMLLSGVLIGLFSLWLINRNLILPIRGLIDYVTQLSHGRFAERVASRRQDELGHLAAAANTLRDFLAETFSRLQRSATDLVSASGELNAIAGQMATGTNDQFNRTDQVATAMTEMSATAQEVARHAASASRAADEADHSAREGGEVMKVTIATIGQMRNEILNTGTIIRRLETDSVRIGKVLEVIRGIAEQTNLLALNAAIEAARAGEAGRGFAVVADEVRSLAQRTAASIIEINGIIEAVQTGAVDAAEAIVSGQSCSDESVEKVTLAGAMLAHITQAVEAIRDMNRQIATAAEEQTSVAEDISRNITQITTVATANLDNVKRTEAASHNLRGLSGELNEVTARLGA
- a CDS encoding transporter; this encodes MNHSIDHSHQDSDLFGLLYGFRFRPGEKGEQIDSAAALQALRQPGDPEEFLWLHLNLAHAACERWMQAHLDLPEEFFEALHEGSRSTRIEHVDSALLAVVNDVVFNFSSMVSSDISTLWVCARSRLLISARLQPLHSVDKLRSSVKAGESFRSPLALLVHLLRDQGEVLTQIVRKTSISVDHIEDQLLSSRLSTNRAELGAARRVLVRLQRLLALEPGSLLRLLNRPPQWLQKEDVKELRKSTEEFALIINDLMALGERIKLLQEEIAANLNEQSNRTLFTLTVVTVLALPINIIAGFFGMNVGGVPLSQDPEGFWILVALVATFTLIAGRWAFRKRKDY
- a CDS encoding PepSY domain-containing protein, producing the protein MKTLTALFAATALTLTAGLAQADVRPDQIPSLLQSGAVKPFEQLNKDALAKHPGAVINDTELDNEAGRLVYEVDLTDTTGKKWDVKLDAKTSEVLENKLDT
- a CDS encoding helix-turn-helix domain-containing protein: MKAEWSGRLWLGRDYGLILGELGRTAPHAHYADQLMCSKGAPITVSLDGQVTTAHRLFIPSRQTHAILETQGEVSVLYAEPAVFDIAPLLHQDLSLEALRQLPRRSLDDPRLERALAALDQQLNGKVSAQALAQAAHLSLSQLERLFAHQLGLPVRRLVLWRRLRIALQLALAGGTLTEAAHGAGFADSAHFSRTMKQLFGVTAAASLRQLDVQLLT
- a CDS encoding sterol desaturase family protein, whose amino-acid sequence is MKRFVSWLYAPAFLLGFLGYALWRPDSLIVLFVIAVAVSFLTEHWLPYEPRWNRSLGDRRRDTLHALVNESLNALGLLILPGLTALFAFEGIWPRGWPLWEQLLMAIVLADAGITLMHYASHRIRPLWRLHAVHHSVQRLYGFNGLMKHPLHQMLEATAGLLPLILLGIPLDVAQLLALAIALQLLLQHSNVDMRLGPLRWVFAWAPVHRFHHMKYGRAGDVNFGLFFNLWDWLLGTAYYRERYRMGPGDLGIGRRPDFPVGYGAQLRDPFRPVRLSKEPSLPDDLR